Proteins encoded together in one Parcubacteria group bacterium window:
- the ispD gene encoding 2-C-methyl-D-erythritol 4-phosphate cytidylyltransferase: protein MNIAIVLSSGFGTRMKAKKNKTLLSIGRKPIIVHTIGCFEESAVIDEIILVVREEEKPVFEKIITKYGLKKVSALVSGGKERQHSAYHAVQHLANKQKNAEDMIVFHNGANPFVTEEEITSVIIAAQKHGAAAVAHPTKDTIKEVGRDGRVVKTLDRSVLWNMQTPQALRFGLAQKAFHKAHEDQHLGTDDVSLAEYIGHPVAIVTASENNFKITTPRDLLMAKLIMQEKNNSLRS, encoded by the coding sequence ATGAATATTGCAATTGTGCTTTCATCAGGATTTGGTACGCGCATGAAAGCAAAGAAAAACAAGACGCTTCTGTCCATCGGACGAAAGCCGATCATTGTGCATACTATTGGTTGTTTTGAGGAAAGCGCAGTGATCGATGAGATCATTCTCGTGGTGCGCGAAGAAGAAAAACCCGTCTTTGAAAAAATTATTACAAAATACGGGCTAAAAAAAGTTTCTGCATTGGTTTCTGGTGGAAAGGAAAGACAACACTCCGCATATCATGCGGTACAACACCTTGCGAACAAACAAAAGAATGCGGAAGATATGATCGTATTTCACAATGGCGCAAATCCTTTTGTCACGGAGGAGGAAATCACATCGGTCATCATAGCGGCGCAAAAGCATGGGGCGGCGGCCGTGGCGCATCCGACAAAAGATACGATCAAAGAAGTCGGTAGGGACGGTCGCGTTGTCAAAACTTTGGATCGCTCTGTCCTGTGGAATATGCAGACGCCACAGGCATTGCGATTTGGTCTGGCGCAGAAAGCGTTTCACAAGGCGCATGAAGATCAGCATCTCGGGACGGATGATGTGTCACTTGCGGAATACATTGGACATCCCGTGGCGATCGTTACAGCATCAGAAAACAACTTTAAAATTACGACACCGCGTGATCTGTTAATGGCAAAACTGATCATGCAGGAGAAAAATAATTCATTAAGATCATAA
- the ispE gene encoding 4-(cytidine 5'-diphospho)-2-C-methyl-D-erythritol kinase, protein MKTYHYQSHAKVNLTLEIIEKLPNGYHKLRTVMMQLPHLFDDVDVVFLDDRDDIVIRCNDSAVPTDEKNICHKVAKKYFDRTKKHVGMNIVLNKRIPAAAGMGGGSSNGAYVLLALNDYFDKVLSQEELIDVAASVGKDIPFFFVGSGCALIKGMGEIIAEELVPPHEYFLVVNPQIAVSTPWAFCELAKHLWFMADPERRDRSREMAHVIRSGENIASHLYNDFEIAVFATHPVIAEVKQTLIAYGATGALMSGSGSTVFGIFETETELHRAKEKIQKHYPQFFVAEG, encoded by the coding sequence ATGAAAACATATCACTATCAGTCGCACGCAAAGGTCAATCTCACTTTGGAGATCATAGAAAAATTACCAAATGGCTATCATAAATTGCGAACGGTGATGATGCAGTTGCCACATCTATTTGATGATGTCGATGTTGTTTTTTTGGATGATCGTGATGATATTGTCATCAGATGCAATGATTCTGCCGTGCCGACGGATGAAAAAAATATTTGCCACAAAGTAGCAAAAAAATATTTTGACCGGACGAAAAAACATGTTGGTATGAATATTGTGTTGAATAAACGCATCCCCGCGGCGGCGGGTATGGGCGGAGGAAGCTCCAATGGTGCGTACGTCCTCCTCGCGCTCAATGACTATTTTGACAAAGTATTATCGCAAGAAGAATTGATCGATGTGGCGGCGTCAGTCGGGAAGGATATCCCATTTTTCTTTGTGGGGAGCGGTTGCGCACTTATTAAGGGCATGGGAGAGATCATCGCAGAAGAGCTTGTGCCACCACACGAATATTTTCTTGTGGTCAATCCACAGATCGCAGTATCAACACCATGGGCATTTTGCGAACTGGCAAAACATCTCTGGTTTATGGCAGATCCGGAGCGTAGAGATCGGTCGAGGGAAATGGCACACGTGATCCGGTCCGGCGAGAATATCGCATCGCATCTTTATAATGATTTCGAGATTGCTGTTTTTGCCACGCATCCGGTGATCGCTGAAGTCAAGCAAACACTCATTGCATATGGGGCAACGGGTGCACTCATGAGCGGTTCCGGTTCAACGGTTTTCGGTATTTTTGAGACAGAAACAGAATTACATCGTGCAAAAGAAAAAATACAAAAACACTACCCGCAATTTTTTGTTGCAGAGGGTTAA
- the secY gene encoding preprotein translocase subunit SecY encodes MLGKFKNIFAVKELRNKVLFILFVLVTFRFAANIPLPGVNAKHLQELFASNSGQLLGMFNMFSGGGLSNISIVLLGVGPYITSSIIMQLLTMIVPRLEQLYKEEGDAGRQKFNMISRVLTVPLAIVQTTAMITVLKSQQVIDVTSAIQYGSIIITAVTGTIFLMWLGELITEKGLGNGVSIMIFAGIVASLPSTFMQFKEVAFNQTQIFTYVMFLVIVIVTILGVVFVTEGKRIIPISYARRMRGGQQYGGARTHLPLRINQAGVIPIIFAVSLVLFPRMIGQILMQMQGHETIAHIGSVMTNIFANQWVYGIVYFSLVVMFTYFYTAVVFDPQKIAENLQRQGGYVEGMRPGRETAEYLGKVVNRITLPGSLFLGSIAILPIVVQAFLPASQMISVGGTSLLIVVSVVIEMVKQIDAQLVMRDYESI; translated from the coding sequence ATGCTGGGAAAATTCAAAAATATCTTTGCAGTGAAGGAATTGCGAAATAAAGTTTTGTTTATTTTATTCGTTTTGGTAACTTTTCGGTTTGCGGCAAACATTCCGTTACCCGGGGTAAATGCTAAACATTTGCAGGAATTATTCGCGTCTAACAGTGGTCAGTTATTGGGGATGTTCAATATGTTTTCCGGCGGAGGATTATCCAACATCTCGATCGTTTTGTTGGGTGTCGGACCATATATTACTTCATCGATCATCATGCAACTTCTTACGATGATTGTGCCACGACTGGAACAATTGTATAAAGAAGAGGGTGACGCCGGAAGACAAAAATTCAATATGATCTCACGTGTGCTTACAGTGCCATTGGCTATTGTGCAGACAACTGCTATGATCACGGTTCTCAAATCACAGCAAGTCATTGATGTGACGTCGGCAATTCAATATGGGTCGATCATTATCACAGCGGTTACGGGTACGATCTTTTTGATGTGGCTGGGAGAATTGATCACAGAAAAAGGTTTGGGTAATGGTGTGTCCATCATGATCTTTGCCGGTATTGTGGCGAGTTTGCCATCGACATTCATGCAATTCAAAGAAGTAGCGTTCAATCAAACGCAGATCTTTACCTATGTGATGTTTCTCGTGATCGTTATTGTAACGATTCTGGGGGTTGTTTTTGTAACTGAGGGGAAGCGCATTATCCCGATTTCTTATGCACGGCGCATGCGTGGCGGGCAACAATACGGCGGGGCGCGGACGCATCTCCCACTGCGTATCAATCAGGCCGGTGTGATCCCGATCATTTTTGCTGTTTCTCTCGTATTGTTTCCACGGATGATCGGACAGATCTTGATGCAGATGCAAGGTCATGAGACGATTGCACATATCGGATCGGTGATGACGAATATTTTTGCAAATCAATGGGTGTATGGGATCGTATATTTTTCTCTCGTTGTGATGTTCACATATTTCTATACGGCAGTGGTTTTTGATCCACAAAAAATTGCGGAAAATCTCCAACGACAAGGCGGTTATGTGGAAGGAATGCGTCCAGGAAGAGAAACAGCCGAGTACCTGGGCAAGGTAGTAAATCGTATTACGTTGCCGGGGTCGCTTTTCTTGGGTAGCATTGCCATATTGCCGATCGTTGTGCAGGCATTTCTTCCGGCGTCGCAAATGATCTCTGTGGGGGGTACAAGTTTGCTTATTGTTGTATCGGTGGTGATCGAGATGGTCAAACAGATCGATGCGCAATTGGTGATGCGGGATTATGAGAGTATCTAA
- a CDS encoding class I SAM-dependent methyltransferase: protein MKSQIYKQAEYYEIAFSFIDPKKQADLFEKFIKKYSDVKVTSVLDVACGTALQLEEMAKRGYRAIGLDGSSAMLAYLKNKAVQKNVNIETVKADMNEFSLKEKVDFAYIMMGSIVYAKNNAQLSSHLDSVADSLAVGGLYLIENLTINWADPTFWKLHQWTMRRGKIAVKTKYQLIPKDLVTQSVTQVLTLEVNDNGKKMTFADRDDVKIVSPEEFKLLVEKNGKFEFVGFFERYTVKKLTKISSDNIAILRKRTV from the coding sequence ATGAAATCACAAATTTACAAACAAGCAGAATACTATGAAATTGCCTTTAGCTTTATTGATCCCAAAAAGCAGGCGGATCTGTTTGAAAAATTTATCAAAAAATATAGCGATGTAAAAGTGACGTCTGTTTTGGATGTTGCATGTGGCACCGCTTTGCAACTTGAGGAGATGGCAAAGAGGGGATACAGAGCGATTGGCCTTGATGGAAGTTCTGCGATGCTTGCATATCTGAAAAATAAGGCCGTGCAGAAGAATGTGAATATAGAAACGGTCAAAGCGGATATGAATGAATTTTCCTTGAAGGAAAAAGTTGATTTTGCATACATCATGATGGGATCGATCGTCTATGCTAAGAACAATGCTCAACTTTCCTCTCATTTGGATTCTGTAGCGGACAGTCTCGCTGTTGGTGGGCTTTATCTTATTGAGAATCTTACGATCAATTGGGCGGATCCGACGTTTTGGAAATTACATCAATGGACAATGCGACGAGGGAAAATTGCAGTGAAGACAAAATACCAACTGATCCCAAAAGATCTCGTGACACAGTCTGTGACGCAAGTGCTTACGTTGGAGGTCAATGACAATGGTAAAAAAATGACATTTGCCGATAGGGATGATGTGAAGATCGTGTCGCCGGAGGAATTCAAATTACTCGTGGAAAAAAATGGTAAATTTGAGTTTGTCGGATTTTTTGAACGGTATACTGTTAAAAAATTGACAAAGATCTCATCAGATAATATCGCGATCTTGCGCAAAAGAACAGTATAG
- a CDS encoding thymidylate kinase produces the protein MEKKGRLIVIDGSDGSGKATQAKMLVQRLKKDGVPVRTMDFPQYEKNFFGAFIGKCITGDHGDFLTLDPRITSVLYAADRFESSAKITQWLADGCTVIMDRYVSANQIHQGGKIFDPRKRREFLVWLDAMEYGVFHLPRPDMVIYLDVPITTSVGLLRRAQQKKQYLKEGKNDLVEQSMDYLHNARKSALWLARTQKGWHRVQCIKEDQLRTVEDIHEEVLALIS, from the coding sequence ATGGAAAAGAAAGGGCGATTGATCGTGATCGATGGGTCGGATGGATCGGGGAAAGCAACACAGGCAAAAATGCTTGTACAAAGACTGAAAAAGGATGGCGTGCCTGTGCGCACGATGGATTTTCCGCAGTATGAAAAGAATTTTTTTGGTGCGTTCATCGGCAAGTGCATCACGGGGGATCATGGAGACTTTTTGACGCTTGATCCGCGGATCACATCGGTGTTATATGCCGCAGACCGTTTTGAATCATCGGCAAAGATCACGCAGTGGCTCGCAGACGGTTGTACGGTGATCATGGACCGTTATGTGAGTGCCAATCAGATCCATCAAGGTGGGAAGATCTTTGATCCGCGTAAGCGTAGGGAGTTTCTCGTGTGGCTTGATGCGATGGAATATGGCGTATTTCACCTTCCGCGGCCGGACATGGTAATTTATTTGGATGTGCCGATTACGACATCCGTCGGCCTCTTGCGTCGCGCACAGCAAAAAAAGCAATATCTCAAAGAGGGAAAAAATGATCTGGTGGAGCAAAGCATGGATTATCTGCACAATGCAAGGAAAAGTGCTCTATGGCTTGCGCGGACACAAAAAGGATGGCACCGTGTCCAATGTATCAAAGAGGATCAACTGCGCACAGTAGAAGATATTCACGAGGAAGTTTTGGCGCTTATTTCTTAG
- the gyrB gene encoding DNA topoisomerase (ATP-hydrolyzing) subunit B: MAEVKKESKKAYSASSIQVLEGLEPVRKRPGMYIGGTGLAGLHHMIWEVVDNSIDEAMAGHATWCRVRILPNDIVEVSDNGRGIPVDIHPKTKKSTLETVLTVLHAGGKFGGEDSGYKVSGGLHGVGVSVVNALSEWLKAEVKSDGKLWAQEFSCGKSQGDVKPVGKVKGGETGTTITFRPDRKIFSETAFSFDTVVKHLRNQAYLTKGIRIDIEDAREVTGKKDAYKARRHSFYFDSGIVSFVKFINRNKEVKNVVPVYIDKQQDDVYVEVSFQYTDSFKERLHAFANNILNPEGGTHVAGFRAALTRCVNAYARTSGLLKEKDKNLAAEDMQEGLTCVISVKLSNPQFEGQTKEKLGNPEVKGIVQSVVTEELTEYFEKNPKDARAIIDKCLLTARARNAARAAKDAVLRKGALEGMTLPGKLADCTSRRAEDSELYIVEGDSAGGSAKQGRDRMFQAILPLRGKLVNVEKTSLDKIVKSDTLKPIIIALGAGIGDTVDANKLRYHKIIIMADADVDGSHIRTLLLTFFYRYFEELVRRGFIYIAQPPLYQIKKGKSVHYVYTDEQKEALLKKLGVSEIEEKDEDQKTASVAIQRYKGLGEMNPEQLWDTTMNPANRKMMQVTIEDAEAADHIFDLLMGSDVAPRKKFIQTYAKTVQNLDV, encoded by the coding sequence ATGGCGGAAGTAAAGAAAGAAAGCAAGAAAGCATATAGCGCATCATCGATCCAAGTATTGGAGGGACTTGAACCGGTACGTAAAAGGCCGGGGATGTATATCGGTGGCACAGGTCTTGCCGGATTGCATCATATGATCTGGGAAGTTGTGGACAATAGCATCGATGAGGCAATGGCGGGACATGCAACGTGGTGTCGTGTGCGCATTTTGCCAAATGATATCGTTGAGGTGTCGGATAATGGTCGCGGTATTCCGGTTGACATTCATCCAAAGACCAAAAAATCAACACTGGAGACGGTACTTACCGTTTTGCATGCAGGAGGAAAGTTTGGCGGTGAGGATAGCGGTTATAAGGTGTCCGGCGGTTTGCATGGTGTGGGTGTATCGGTAGTAAACGCATTGTCCGAATGGCTTAAAGCCGAAGTAAAGAGCGATGGCAAATTGTGGGCGCAAGAATTTTCGTGTGGCAAATCGCAAGGGGATGTGAAGCCTGTGGGTAAAGTAAAGGGTGGAGAAACAGGGACAACGATCACATTTAGACCGGATCGAAAAATATTTTCTGAAACGGCATTCAGCTTTGATACGGTCGTGAAGCATTTGCGCAATCAGGCATATCTTACAAAAGGTATTCGTATCGACATTGAAGATGCGCGCGAGGTAACGGGAAAAAAAGATGCATACAAAGCCAGACGGCATAGTTTTTATTTTGACTCCGGGATCGTATCCTTCGTCAAATTCATCAATCGCAACAAGGAAGTAAAAAATGTTGTACCGGTATATATCGACAAACAACAAGATGATGTGTATGTGGAAGTGTCTTTTCAATATACGGACTCTTTTAAAGAGCGTTTACACGCTTTTGCAAATAATATCTTGAACCCGGAAGGCGGAACGCATGTTGCGGGTTTTCGTGCCGCATTGACACGATGCGTCAACGCCTATGCACGGACAAGCGGTCTCTTGAAAGAAAAAGATAAAAATCTCGCCGCGGAGGATATGCAAGAAGGTCTCACCTGTGTGATCAGTGTAAAATTATCCAACCCGCAATTTGAGGGTCAGACAAAGGAAAAACTGGGCAATCCGGAAGTAAAGGGCATCGTGCAGAGTGTGGTGACGGAAGAATTGACAGAATATTTCGAAAAAAATCCCAAAGATGCACGTGCGATCATCGATAAATGCCTCCTCACTGCACGTGCGCGCAATGCGGCGCGTGCGGCCAAGGACGCTGTTTTGCGTAAGGGCGCATTGGAGGGCATGACATTGCCGGGTAAATTGGCGGATTGTACCAGTCGACGCGCAGAGGATTCGGAATTGTATATTGTAGAGGGAGATTCTGCCGGTGGTAGTGCAAAACAAGGGCGTGATCGTATGTTTCAGGCAATTTTGCCACTACGCGGGAAATTGGTAAATGTAGAAAAAACCAGCCTTGATAAGATCGTGAAATCAGATACGCTCAAGCCGATCATCATTGCGTTGGGTGCGGGGATCGGTGATACGGTTGATGCCAACAAATTGCGGTATCACAAGATCATCATCATGGCAGATGCTGACGTGGATGGCTCGCACATTCGCACGCTTCTTTTGACATTTTTTTACCGTTATTTTGAGGAATTGGTGCGACGCGGTTTTATCTATATCGCGCAACCGCCGTTATACCAAATAAAGAAGGGTAAGAGTGTGCATTATGTGTATACGGATGAACAGAAGGAAGCTCTTCTCAAAAAACTCGGCGTCAGTGAAATTGAAGAAAAAGATGAGGATCAAAAAACAGCCAGTGTGGCAATTCAGCGCTATAAGGGTTTGGGCGAGATGAATCCGGAACAACTATGGGACACAACAATGAATCCGGCAAATCGTAAAATGATGCAAGTGACAATTGAAGATGCAGAGGCAGCTGATCACATCTTTGATCTTCTCATGGGAAGCGATGTAGCACCGCGAAAGAAATTTATCCAAACATATGCAAAAACTGTTCAAAATCTTGACGTTTAA
- the ispF gene encoding 2-C-methyl-D-erythritol 2,4-cyclodiphosphate synthase translates to MFRIGFGQDAHPFTDNVTKNLVLGGIVIEDHWGFEGNSDGDVVLHALCDAIEQSVGNDSFARYADVMCKENGITDSVKYVEVALQHLREAGYTLNNVGVSIECKTPKIMPYVDRIKDRIAEILGVEKSLIGINAMSGDCLSDVARGDGVRAHVVVSIIRKD, encoded by the coding sequence ATGTTTCGCATAGGTTTTGGACAAGATGCCCATCCATTTACGGATAATGTGACAAAAAATCTTGTGTTGGGGGGTATTGTTATTGAGGATCATTGGGGGTTTGAAGGAAATTCTGACGGGGATGTGGTATTGCATGCGCTCTGTGATGCGATCGAGCAATCAGTTGGCAATGATTCTTTTGCACGTTATGCTGATGTTATGTGCAAGGAAAATGGCATTACGGACAGTGTAAAATATGTGGAAGTGGCACTGCAACACCTCAGAGAGGCCGGGTACACGCTCAATAATGTCGGCGTGAGTATTGAATGCAAAACACCAAAGATCATGCCATATGTCGATCGTATAAAAGATCGCATTGCGGAGATCCTTGGCGTAGAGAAATCGCTTATCGGGATCAATGCAATGTCCGGGGATTGTTTATCTGATGTTGCACGTGGCGACGGTGTGCGCGCGCATGTTGTGGTGAGTATTATTCGTAAAGATTGA
- a CDS encoding acylphosphatase, whose protein sequence is MKKYLRVTIEGKVHGVFFRQQTKKHAIENNITGYVQNCQDGTVLIECVGEEENMRAFLRFCHKGSPAAHVTNVSIEESDQKNDFMTFNIY, encoded by the coding sequence ATGAAAAAGTATTTGCGTGTCACAATAGAAGGAAAGGTGCATGGCGTGTTTTTTCGTCAGCAAACAAAAAAACATGCAATAGAAAACAATATCACGGGTTATGTGCAAAATTGTCAAGATGGAACGGTTTTGATCGAATGTGTAGGAGAAGAAGAGAATATGCGAGCATTCCTTCGGTTTTGCCACAAGGGATCTCCGGCGGCACATGTCACTAATGTATCTATTGAAGAAAGTGATCAAAAGAACGATTTTATGACGTTTAATATCTATTGA
- a CDS encoding DEAD/DEAH box helicase: MYRKSERGGQKPSARKTGHASSTRVQKSTGAKPWKKTGSSADDRGQKRSSFKKRGTAGSSSPRPYAHKSEGTQDRASRGTSAKPWKRTESPVTDRGRASRIKKRGATSDGGSVTRPYTHKTDSSRASAIIQDVRTEYKNSDRRTQRFDDRKKTYQKKTPSRFVGGKFSGQTSGRGRNKKKTPVYDHRVFIKEATAQNEDAKQYVSKNRFVDFHLHPKLQKNIVDRGYEHPTPIQDQAIPHAMTGRDVIGIANTGTGKTAAFLLPLLHKICLDPHQQVLILAPTRELALQIDAECQMFTKNMQIQTIVCIGGTSMHKQLRSVRKIAQIIIGTPGRTKDLMQRNALHLGKVNNVVLDEVDRMLDMGFINDITLLLSKVARERQSLFFSATMDEKIAKLTLNYLQKPVTVEISSRPTSENVKQDVIFVGKDEDKLEKLHTVLQKKECYKALIFSRTKMGAKRLAQKLYQRGLRADAIHGDMSQGQRQRALASFRDDKLHILVATDVVARGIDIDGITHVINYDLPETYEDYIHRIGRTGRGIKIGQALTFFER; the protein is encoded by the coding sequence ATGTATAGAAAGAGTGAACGCGGTGGTCAAAAACCATCAGCGCGAAAAACTGGCCATGCCAGCAGTACTCGTGTGCAAAAAAGCACGGGTGCAAAACCATGGAAAAAAACGGGAAGTTCTGCGGATGATCGCGGACAGAAACGATCAAGTTTTAAGAAGCGTGGTACCGCAGGGAGTAGTTCTCCACGTCCGTATGCACACAAAAGTGAGGGCACACAAGATCGTGCGTCACGAGGCACAAGCGCAAAACCATGGAAAAGAACGGAAAGTCCTGTGACTGATCGAGGTCGAGCATCACGAATTAAAAAACGAGGTGCTACGAGTGATGGGGGCAGTGTTACACGTCCATATACACATAAAACGGATTCTTCGAGAGCATCTGCGATCATACAAGATGTGCGCACAGAATACAAAAATTCTGATCGACGTACACAACGATTTGATGACAGAAAAAAAACATATCAAAAAAAGACGCCATCTCGTTTTGTCGGTGGAAAATTTTCAGGACAGACAAGCGGTCGCGGACGCAATAAGAAAAAAACTCCCGTGTATGATCACAGAGTTTTTATCAAAGAGGCGACAGCACAGAATGAAGATGCAAAACAATACGTGTCAAAAAATCGTTTTGTTGATTTTCATTTGCATCCAAAGTTGCAAAAAAACATTGTCGATCGCGGATATGAGCATCCGACACCGATTCAAGATCAGGCAATTCCTCATGCAATGACTGGTCGCGATGTGATCGGGATTGCCAATACGGGTACGGGTAAAACGGCAGCGTTCTTGTTGCCGCTATTACACAAAATTTGTCTTGACCCGCATCAACAGGTATTGATCCTTGCACCGACGCGAGAATTGGCATTGCAGATCGATGCGGAATGTCAGATGTTCACAAAAAACATGCAAATTCAAACGATCGTTTGTATCGGTGGTACATCGATGCACAAACAGCTTCGCAGTGTGCGCAAGATTGCACAGATCATCATCGGCACGCCGGGTCGCACCAAGGACTTGATGCAACGCAATGCGCTACATCTCGGAAAGGTCAACAATGTCGTGTTAGATGAGGTGGATCGTATGTTGGATATGGGCTTTATCAATGACATTACATTATTGTTATCCAAAGTGGCGCGAGAACGCCAGTCCCTTTTCTTCTCTGCGACAATGGATGAAAAGATCGCAAAGTTGACATTGAATTATTTGCAAAAACCCGTGACGGTGGAAATTTCTTCGCGACCGACATCGGAAAATGTAAAACAAGATGTGATCTTTGTGGGAAAGGATGAGGATAAGTTGGAAAAACTTCACACTGTTCTGCAGAAAAAAGAATGTTACAAAGCATTGATTTTCAGCCGCACAAAAATGGGTGCCAAGAGATTGGCGCAAAAATTGTATCAGCGCGGACTTCGTGCAGATGCAATCCATGGTGATATGTCGCAAGGACAACGACAAAGAGCGCTTGCATCTTTCCGTGATGACAAGTTGCATATATTGGTGGCGACGGATGTCGTAGCACGAGGCATTGATATTGACGGGATCACACATGTGATCAACTATGATCTGCCGGAAACGTACGAGGATTATATCCACCGCATCGGACGCACGGGTCGTGGCATAAAGATCGGTCAGGCTCTTACATTCTTTGAACGATAG
- a CDS encoding GIY-YIG nuclease family protein, whose protein sequence is MWYVYVLQSKKEPNWFYKGSTNDLKRRIEQHNCGEVQSTKFYIPLALVYYEAYLTEEVARTRESSIKKSGSVWKPLMDRIKSSLK, encoded by the coding sequence ATGTGGTACGTTTATGTTCTTCAGTCAAAAAAAGAACCGAACTGGTTTTATAAAGGATCAACGAATGATTTGAAGAGAAGAATTGAACAACACAATTGTGGAGAGGTTCAATCTACCAAATTTTACATCCCGCTTGCTCTTGTATATTATGAAGCATATCTAACAGAGGAGGTTGCTCGCACGAGAGAATCCAGTATCAAGAAGAGTGGTTCGGTATGGAAACCTCTTATGGATAGGATCAAAAGTAGTTTGAAATGA
- a CDS encoding alpha/beta hydrolase: protein MKKKKQIIVIHGGDAWNTYEEYITRLKEWTYDPYEMRNDGWKKMLAEKLGEEYEVFLPQMPSKYNAKYTEWCIWMEKVLPYIHNEMVIVGHSLGANFVAKYLAENTVKCNIAQVHLVAGCYGIGGGFDLPNSLENIQKQCDQIFIYHSTDDPVVPYADALQYQKSLPQAKLITFSDRGHFLGDGFPEIVENVKKI from the coding sequence ATGAAAAAGAAAAAACAAATTATTGTGATTCATGGTGGTGATGCGTGGAATACGTATGAGGAGTATATTACACGGCTTAAGGAGTGGACGTATGATCCTTATGAGATGCGCAATGATGGATGGAAAAAAATGCTTGCGGAAAAACTCGGGGAAGAATATGAGGTTTTTTTGCCACAGATGCCATCAAAATACAATGCGAAATACACAGAATGGTGTATATGGATGGAAAAGGTGTTGCCGTATATTCACAATGAAATGGTCATTGTCGGGCACTCGCTTGGTGCAAATTTTGTGGCGAAATATTTGGCGGAAAACACGGTGAAATGCAATATAGCGCAAGTGCATCTGGTGGCAGGCTGTTATGGCATTGGTGGTGGTTTTGATCTGCCGAACTCATTGGAAAATATTCAAAAGCAGTGTGATCAGATCTTTATTTATCATTCCACAGATGATCCGGTTGTGCCATATGCAGATGCTTTGCAATATCAGAAATCGCTCCCGCAGGCGAAGCTCATTACATTTTCAGATCGTGGACACTTCTTGGGTGATGGGTTTCCGGAAATTGTGGAAAATGTGAAAAAAATTTAA